A region of Shewanella psychromarinicola DNA encodes the following proteins:
- a CDS encoding phosphoadenylyl-sulfate reductase, translated as MGNEVVTTASTDAGVDHGVTPAQLQALLLAPLAEQTAALETINQFLAGLTAQQRVAWGLAYLPGEHALSSSFGIQGAVMLHMVTQAQSDIPVILTDTGYLFPETYQFIDQLTERLNLNLKVYQAGQTQAWQEARFGKLWEQGIDGLDEYNRINKVEPMQRALAELNIGTWFAGLRRSQSSTREALPILAISGKRFKLLPIIEWSNKDVHMYLTEHDLPYHPLWEQGYVSVGDTHSSKPLELGMSEEETRFNGLQRECGLHFDI; from the coding sequence ATGGGTAATGAAGTGGTAACGACTGCATCAACTGATGCCGGCGTCGATCATGGTGTCACTCCCGCTCAATTGCAGGCGTTGTTATTAGCGCCTCTTGCAGAGCAAACCGCTGCGCTGGAAACGATTAATCAGTTTTTAGCCGGGTTAACGGCGCAGCAACGAGTGGCTTGGGGTCTAGCATATTTACCAGGCGAGCATGCATTGTCGTCTAGCTTTGGTATTCAAGGCGCGGTGATGTTACACATGGTGACTCAAGCGCAAAGCGATATTCCGGTGATTTTAACCGACACGGGTTATTTGTTCCCCGAGACCTATCAATTTATTGATCAGTTAACCGAGCGTTTAAACCTGAATCTTAAAGTGTATCAAGCGGGTCAAACCCAAGCGTGGCAAGAAGCGCGTTTTGGTAAGCTGTGGGAGCAGGGCATAGATGGGTTGGATGAATATAATCGCATCAATAAAGTTGAGCCTATGCAGCGTGCATTAGCTGAATTGAATATTGGTACTTGGTTTGCTGGCTTACGTCGCAGTCAGTCTAGTACCCGTGAAGCTTTGCCTATTTTAGCCATTAGCGGCAAACGTTTTAAATTGTTACCCATCATTGAGTGGAGCAACAAAGACGTGCACATGTACTTAACTGAACATGACTTGCCATATCACCCATTATGGGAACAAGGTTATGTGTCGGTAGGTGATACTCACTCAAGCAAACCACTTGAGTTAGGTATGTCTGAAGAAGAAACCCGTTTTAATGGCTTACAACGAGAATGCGGTTTGCACTTCGATATCTAA
- the cysI gene encoding assimilatory sulfite reductase (NADPH) hemoprotein subunit gives MSEQKLAVNEYLKDDSDYLRGDIQEGLDTQVTGSFSEGDQQLIKFHGFYQQDDRDLRNERKEQKLEPLHSFMLRARVPGGICTPEQWLAVDKISSTLTTSNSIRLTTRQTFQYHGIPKRNLKTLIQGLDRAALDSIAACGDVNRNVMCNPNPVESRLHAQAYAVAKHLSDHLLPHTRAYAEIWLDEEKLLGTETVEPVYGKTYLPRKFKMAVAVPPHNDVDVYTNDLGFIAVAQAGELVGFNLVAGGGMGSTHGEVETFPRLADDLGFINTDDVTKFAEAVMTVQRDWGNREVRKRARLKYTIVDHGLDAFKAEVEKRAGVKFEPKRDVTIGDRGDRYGWVEGIDNKWHLTLFIESGRIKDLPGQTLQTGLREIANIHKGDFRMTSNQNMIIAGVAAEDKADIEGLARKHGLLGQVLSGTRGHSIACVALPTCPLAMAEAERYFPEFIDHIDALQAKHGISEQSIVVRMTGCPNGCARPFAAEIGLVGKAPGRYNLYLGASFEGTRLNKMHKENIQEAEILAELDTLFGRYATERDAGETFGNFTVRIGVVKAVIDAAKDFHG, from the coding sequence ATGAGTGAGCAAAAGTTAGCAGTAAACGAATACTTAAAAGACGACAGTGATTATTTGCGCGGTGACATCCAAGAAGGGTTAGATACCCAAGTCACTGGATCGTTTAGCGAGGGCGATCAACAGCTGATTAAATTCCACGGTTTTTATCAGCAAGATGACCGTGATTTACGTAACGAGCGTAAAGAGCAAAAATTAGAACCTCTGCATAGCTTTATGTTACGTGCACGCGTGCCGGGTGGTATTTGTACCCCAGAGCAGTGGTTAGCCGTGGATAAAATATCATCGACACTCACCACCTCAAACAGTATTCGGTTAACCACCCGCCAAACGTTTCAGTATCACGGCATTCCCAAGCGTAATCTAAAAACCTTGATCCAAGGACTTGATCGCGCCGCATTAGATTCTATTGCTGCCTGTGGTGACGTAAACCGCAATGTGATGTGTAATCCAAATCCGGTTGAGTCTAGGTTACATGCGCAAGCATATGCCGTCGCTAAGCACTTATCTGATCATTTATTACCACACACTCGCGCGTATGCTGAGATTTGGTTAGATGAAGAAAAGCTATTAGGCACAGAAACCGTAGAGCCTGTTTACGGCAAAACGTATTTGCCTCGTAAATTTAAAATGGCTGTTGCCGTTCCGCCCCATAACGACGTAGACGTGTATACCAATGACCTTGGTTTTATCGCGGTAGCACAAGCCGGTGAGTTAGTGGGCTTTAACTTAGTGGCGGGTGGCGGTATGGGCTCTACCCACGGTGAAGTTGAAACTTTCCCACGTTTAGCCGATGATTTGGGCTTTATTAACACGGACGACGTCACCAAGTTTGCCGAAGCGGTAATGACCGTTCAACGAGACTGGGGTAACCGTGAAGTACGTAAACGTGCCCGTTTAAAGTACACCATTGTTGACCATGGTCTTGACGCATTTAAAGCTGAAGTTGAAAAACGTGCTGGAGTGAAATTTGAACCAAAGCGTGATGTGACCATTGGTGATCGCGGCGATCGTTATGGTTGGGTTGAAGGTATCGACAACAAATGGCACTTAACGCTATTTATTGAAAGTGGCCGTATTAAAGATTTACCCGGTCAAACCTTACAAACAGGTTTACGTGAAATTGCCAACATCCATAAAGGCGATTTCCGCATGACCTCAAATCAGAACATGATTATTGCCGGTGTTGCAGCAGAAGATAAAGCCGACATTGAAGGCCTAGCCCGTAAGCATGGTTTATTAGGCCAAGTGTTAAGTGGCACTCGCGGCCATTCAATTGCCTGTGTGGCGTTACCCACGTGCCCATTAGCAATGGCTGAAGCTGAGCGTTATTTCCCTGAGTTTATCGATCACATCGATGCGCTACAGGCTAAACACGGTATTAGCGAGCAATCAATAGTAGTGCGAATGACAGGTTGTCCCAACGGGTGTGCGCGTCCATTTGCCGCCGAAATTGGTTTAGTGGGTAAAGCACCGGGTCGTTACAATTTGTATTTAGGCGCTAGCTTTGAAGGTACGCGTTTAAATAAAATGCATAAAGAAAACATTCAAGAAGCCGAAATTTTAGCGGAATTGGATACCTTGTTTGGCCGCTACGCCACCGAACGTGATGCTGGCGAAACCTTTGGTAACTTCACCGTGCGTATCGGCGTGGTGAAGGCGGTTATTGACGCCGCTAAGGATTTTCATGGGTAA